The proteins below are encoded in one region of Corynebacterium felinum:
- a CDS encoding FAD-dependent oxidoreductase — MSTTVIIGGVAGGMSTAARLRRRDENMTIIVFEASGNVSFANCGLPYYVGGVIPERSSLLLQTPESLKARFNLDVRVNHRVIAIDTANHTVTVEHNGETFTQHYDHLVLSPGARPIIPDIPGIERALTLRTVEDVDMIVDTLDNTVKSAAIIGGGFIGLELAENFRHRGLEVTLIERAPHILAPLDEEMAGIVTKHMRDNGVNILTNANTTSIEDNTLTLNTGEVVPADIVIAAIGVTPENTLAREAGIELGARGGIKVDDQLRTSAPDVFALGDAAEKRDAISGADTLIPLAQTANRHGRLVADIITGRDVHRLSTQGTAIVGVFGLAAATVGWNERRARAEGKDVRIVHVHPADHAGYYPGATQVHLKLVIDAATDAILGAQAVGENGVDKRIDVIATAMRAGLTASDLTDLELAYSPQYGSAKDPVNIAGMVADNRINSEQSVQWHEIPAAIAAGTQLIDVRTPSEYAAGTIDGARNIPVDELREHLDEISNDAIVFCQVGLRGHVASTLLQGHGITVKNLDGGYLSYYHSTLI, encoded by the coding sequence ATGTCCACCACTGTCATCATCGGCGGTGTTGCCGGCGGCATGTCCACGGCAGCACGCCTGCGTCGGCGCGACGAAAACATGACGATCATCGTGTTCGAAGCTTCCGGCAACGTCTCCTTCGCCAACTGCGGCCTGCCCTACTACGTTGGTGGCGTTATCCCTGAGCGCTCTTCACTGCTGCTGCAAACTCCCGAATCGCTCAAAGCGCGTTTCAACCTCGACGTTCGCGTCAACCACCGTGTCATAGCAATCGACACCGCCAACCACACCGTCACCGTGGAGCATAACGGCGAGACCTTCACCCAACACTACGATCACCTCGTGCTCTCCCCTGGTGCTCGGCCGATCATTCCAGACATTCCCGGCATTGAGCGGGCACTCACGCTGCGCACAGTTGAGGACGTCGACATGATCGTCGACACGCTCGATAACACCGTGAAATCCGCAGCAATCATCGGCGGCGGCTTCATCGGCCTCGAACTCGCCGAAAACTTCCGCCACCGCGGCCTTGAGGTCACCCTCATCGAGCGCGCACCGCACATCTTGGCACCACTGGATGAGGAAATGGCCGGAATCGTCACCAAGCACATGCGCGACAACGGCGTGAACATCCTAACCAACGCCAACACCACCAGCATCGAGGACAACACGCTCACCCTCAACACCGGTGAGGTCGTCCCCGCCGACATCGTCATCGCCGCAATCGGCGTTACCCCCGAAAACACGCTCGCCCGCGAAGCCGGAATCGAACTCGGCGCACGCGGCGGCATCAAAGTGGACGACCAGCTACGCACGAGCGCACCCGACGTTTTCGCGCTTGGCGACGCCGCCGAAAAACGCGACGCAATCTCCGGCGCCGACACACTCATCCCACTAGCACAAACCGCAAACCGCCACGGTCGCCTCGTCGCCGACATCATCACCGGCCGCGACGTCCACCGCCTAAGCACCCAAGGCACCGCCATCGTAGGCGTCTTCGGGCTTGCCGCCGCAACCGTTGGATGGAACGAACGACGCGCCCGCGCCGAAGGAAAAGACGTGCGCATCGTCCACGTCCACCCCGCCGACCACGCCGGCTACTATCCAGGGGCAACACAAGTCCACCTCAAACTCGTCATCGATGCCGCAACCGACGCCATTCTGGGTGCCCAAGCTGTCGGCGAGAACGGCGTCGATAAGCGTATCGACGTCATCGCAACCGCCATGCGCGCCGGACTGACCGCCTCCGACCTCACAGATCTTGAACTCGCCTACTCCCCGCAGTACGGCTCAGCAAAAGACCCCGTCAACATCGCCGGAATGGTTGCAGACAACCGCATCAACAGCGAACAGTCCGTGCAGTGGCACGAGATTCCCGCAGCAATCGCGGCCGGCACTCAGCTCATCGACGTTCGCACCCCTAGTGAATACGCCGCTGGCACCATCGACGGCGCCCGCAACATCCCCGTCGATGAACTGCGCGAACACCTCGACGAGATCAGCAACGATGCCATCGTCTTCTGCCAAGTAGGCCTGCGCGGACACGTTGCCTCCACCCTGCTACAAGGACACGGCATCACCGTGAAAAATCTTGACGGAGGTTACCTCAGCTACTACCACTCAACGCTAATATAA
- the pheT gene encoding phenylalanine--tRNA ligase subunit beta: MLITQSWVSTLLSEANPEWKGVTPDELDAGYVRVGFETEGYESIPETTGPLVIGRVESIEELEGFKKPIRHCMVNVGQANGTGELQSIVCGARNFVEGDTVIVSLPGAVLPGNFAIAARETYGRMSAGMICSAAELGLIDKASGIMTIDPQLGEPGDDARLVLGLDDTVFDVNITPDRGYALSARGLTRELASAFGLKYNDPAQATFANVPAASGSLIDVELKAETKARRFGLRKVTGIDPHAKTPLWMERELMLAGQRPVNVATDVTNYVMLLLGQPMHAFDADKISGNLVVRTAQAGEKLFTLDHVERTLDAEDVVICDDNGIQSLAAVMGGSTSEISDETTNVYFEAANWDQITTARTSRRHKLSSEASRRFERGVDPALVEVALDMACSLLQEIAGGTIEAGRTLVGEVPAMPVITMAANRPAQIAGVEYSRETVIARLEEVGCQVEESSCGGKLEVTPPTWRPDLTESCDLVEEILRLEGLEDIPSIVPPAPVGRGLTPVQKRRRAIGHALAYNGYVEILPTPFIRQDTFDTWDLAEDDERRAVVKVQNPLDAEYAVLGTTLLPSMLEALSRNVARGLTDLYLFGQQQVAFARGAGISPMPDVTKRPSAEEVNELLESLPYQPLYVATVGTGLVEFEGPWGKGREYTYADAIESAKIVARAAGVELELKNVEHLPWHPGRCAALLVDGEIIGHAGELHPQVVERLGLPKRTCAMELNVSKLPVTEVLPAPVLSAFPTLKQDLALVVDEETPAEAVRQAIVEAAGPLLEKVELFDIYRAENLGADKKSLAFALTFRAPDRTLTDDECSTGRLAAADLAAQRFGAQMRA; this comes from the coding sequence ATGCTGATTACTCAAAGCTGGGTGAGCACGCTCCTTAGTGAGGCAAACCCTGAATGGAAGGGCGTAACCCCTGACGAGCTGGATGCTGGCTACGTGCGCGTCGGTTTTGAAACTGAAGGGTACGAGTCGATCCCCGAAACCACAGGTCCGCTGGTTATCGGTCGCGTGGAGTCTATTGAGGAGCTGGAGGGTTTTAAAAAGCCGATCCGTCACTGCATGGTGAATGTGGGTCAAGCGAACGGCACGGGTGAGCTGCAGTCGATCGTGTGTGGTGCCCGCAATTTTGTTGAAGGTGACACTGTTATTGTGTCGCTTCCTGGCGCGGTTTTGCCCGGCAATTTCGCTATTGCTGCACGTGAAACGTATGGTCGCATGTCGGCGGGCATGATTTGTTCTGCCGCTGAGCTGGGTCTGATCGATAAGGCATCCGGCATTATGACCATTGACCCTCAGCTAGGTGAACCTGGCGATGACGCCCGTTTAGTGCTGGGGCTCGACGACACCGTGTTTGATGTGAACATCACCCCAGACCGCGGTTACGCACTGTCTGCCCGTGGCTTGACCCGCGAGCTGGCTTCGGCTTTCGGCTTGAAGTACAACGATCCTGCGCAGGCAACGTTTGCGAATGTTCCGGCTGCATCCGGCTCGCTTATCGACGTCGAACTCAAGGCTGAGACGAAAGCGCGCCGTTTCGGGTTGCGCAAGGTCACAGGCATCGATCCTCATGCCAAGACCCCATTGTGGATGGAGCGCGAGCTCATGCTGGCTGGTCAGCGTCCTGTGAATGTGGCTACGGATGTGACTAACTATGTGATGTTGCTGTTGGGCCAGCCGATGCACGCTTTTGATGCGGATAAGATTTCCGGAAACTTGGTTGTGCGCACTGCGCAGGCGGGGGAGAAGCTTTTCACCCTCGACCATGTGGAGCGCACCTTGGATGCTGAGGATGTTGTTATCTGTGACGATAACGGTATTCAGTCTTTGGCTGCAGTGATGGGTGGATCGACATCTGAGATTTCGGATGAGACCACCAATGTGTACTTTGAGGCTGCGAACTGGGATCAGATCACCACGGCGCGTACTTCCCGCCGTCACAAGTTGTCGAGTGAGGCATCGCGCCGTTTTGAGCGCGGTGTTGATCCTGCCCTGGTTGAGGTGGCCTTGGATATGGCCTGCTCCCTGTTGCAGGAGATTGCTGGCGGCACCATTGAGGCCGGTCGCACCTTGGTGGGCGAGGTTCCTGCGATGCCTGTGATTACCATGGCAGCGAATCGTCCTGCCCAGATCGCGGGCGTGGAGTATTCCCGTGAGACTGTGATTGCCCGCCTCGAAGAGGTTGGTTGCCAAGTGGAAGAGTCCAGTTGCGGTGGCAAGCTGGAGGTCACCCCGCCGACGTGGCGTCCTGACCTGACCGAGTCTTGTGATCTGGTGGAGGAGATTCTGCGCCTTGAGGGCTTGGAGGATATTCCTTCCATCGTGCCGCCCGCACCTGTGGGCCGTGGCTTGACCCCAGTGCAGAAGCGTCGCCGTGCGATTGGCCATGCGCTTGCGTACAACGGTTATGTGGAGATCTTGCCCACCCCGTTCATCCGCCAAGACACGTTTGATACGTGGGATTTGGCTGAAGATGATGAGCGCCGCGCTGTGGTGAAGGTGCAAAATCCGCTGGATGCGGAGTATGCGGTGCTGGGCACCACGTTGCTGCCATCTATGTTGGAGGCGCTGTCGCGCAATGTGGCTCGCGGACTCACTGATTTGTACTTGTTCGGCCAGCAGCAAGTGGCGTTTGCTCGTGGCGCGGGTATCTCCCCGATGCCTGATGTGACAAAGCGCCCCAGCGCTGAGGAAGTCAATGAGCTGCTTGAGTCGCTGCCGTACCAGCCACTCTATGTGGCAACCGTGGGCACCGGACTTGTTGAGTTCGAAGGTCCGTGGGGCAAGGGACGCGAGTACACCTATGCGGATGCGATTGAGTCGGCGAAGATTGTTGCTCGCGCAGCCGGTGTTGAGCTGGAGCTTAAGAACGTGGAGCACTTGCCGTGGCACCCTGGCCGCTGTGCTGCTTTGCTTGTCGACGGCGAAATTATCGGCCATGCCGGCGAACTGCACCCACAGGTTGTTGAGCGCCTTGGCCTTCCGAAGCGCACCTGCGCTATGGAGTTGAATGTGTCAAAGCTTCCGGTGACTGAGGTCCTTCCGGCTCCTGTGCTGTCGGCTTTCCCCACCTTGAAGCAGGATTTGGCGCTTGTGGTCGATGAGGAAACTCCTGCTGAGGCTGTGCGCCAGGCAATTGTTGAGGCCGCTGGTCCGCTTCTTGAGAAGGTGGAGCTGTTCGACATTTACCGCGCGGAGAATCTCGGCGCGGACAAGAAGTCCTTGGCCTTCGCCCTGACCTTCCGCGCCCCTGACCGCACCCTCACTGATGACGAGTGCTCCACCGGACGCCTCGCCGCAGCAGACCTAGCTGCGCAGCGTTTCGGTGCACAGATGCGAGCGTAA
- a CDS encoding metal-sensitive transcriptional regulator has protein sequence MQLEPADLKNSITRLKRANGQLAAVIRMLEEGEDCQAVVTQLAAVSKAIDRAGFSIISTGLKACINEGESADVDLAKLEKLFLSLS, from the coding sequence ATGCAACTCGAACCCGCCGACCTCAAAAACTCCATCACCCGACTCAAGCGTGCAAACGGGCAACTCGCTGCAGTGATCCGCATGCTTGAAGAAGGTGAAGACTGCCAAGCAGTAGTCACGCAACTAGCTGCAGTATCCAAGGCCATTGACCGGGCAGGATTTTCCATCATCTCCACCGGACTTAAAGCCTGCATTAACGAAGGCGAATCAGCTGATGTTGACCTAGCGAAGCTAGAAAAACTCTTCCTAAGCCTTAGCTAA
- a CDS encoding type II toxin-antitoxin system RelE family toxin: MPYEISYVPSAAKAIRKLDKQTAIKVVNAISELANNPRPNGCIQLRGGNGEYRIRVGSYRIIYDIHDQELIILVLRVGHRREIYR, translated from the coding sequence ATGCCATACGAAATTAGCTACGTTCCTTCCGCTGCAAAAGCAATAAGAAAGCTCGATAAGCAAACTGCCATAAAAGTTGTTAACGCGATCAGCGAATTAGCAAACAACCCACGGCCAAACGGTTGCATTCAGCTTCGAGGCGGAAATGGTGAATATCGCATAAGAGTAGGCAGCTATCGAATAATCTACGATATCCACGACCAAGAACTCATCATTCTTGTGCTCCGGGTAGGTCATCGGCGGGAAATATATCGATAA
- a CDS encoding type II toxin-antitoxin system Phd/YefM family antitoxin gives MTYVTLSQFREKQSDYIAAAQREPVIVTSRGARRRAVVVSPEFYDRAMQAIEDQEDIRAATEARNEIGRVSHDELIRELGI, from the coding sequence ATGACTTACGTAACGCTTTCCCAATTCCGCGAAAAACAAAGTGATTACATTGCGGCTGCACAGCGCGAACCTGTAATTGTCACGTCGCGTGGAGCAAGGCGTCGCGCAGTTGTGGTTTCACCTGAGTTTTATGATCGAGCCATGCAAGCAATCGAAGATCAAGAAGATATTCGCGCTGCAACCGAAGCACGCAACGAGATCGGACGCGTCTCTCATGATGAGCTAATCCGCGAACTCGGGATCTGA
- a CDS encoding alpha/beta fold hydrolase — protein MNTGHTRLHFVDFGPRDTEPIVFLGSLASTWQMWIPQLDAVASTRRVIAFDHHGHGNSALKEGPLSVAAMAEDVVATLDELGVEKCGVVGLSLGGLVAQQMVLVNPQRVTKVALLATRATFQPASQWDAYIEHAITHGMEAQAAAMIPQWFGRDFAQTHPATVAGFQQMIAGISCEGFVAAFRALGEEDFRPRLHQISVPTLVIAGRGDCVTPVEGLEEIAALIPNARLVEVDAEGHLINIESEREVTRLIQQHFF, from the coding sequence ATGAATACAGGACACACACGCCTTCACTTTGTTGATTTCGGCCCGCGCGATACTGAGCCGATCGTTTTTCTCGGGTCCCTTGCCTCCACTTGGCAGATGTGGATTCCCCAGTTGGATGCAGTGGCATCAACCCGTCGCGTGATTGCCTTTGACCATCACGGTCATGGAAATAGTGCGTTGAAAGAAGGTCCGCTCAGCGTGGCTGCCATGGCAGAAGATGTGGTGGCTACGCTTGATGAACTCGGTGTAGAAAAATGTGGTGTGGTGGGGTTATCGCTCGGTGGCCTTGTTGCCCAACAGATGGTATTAGTAAACCCTCAGCGAGTAACAAAGGTTGCGCTTTTAGCAACGCGGGCAACATTTCAACCTGCCAGCCAGTGGGATGCTTATATTGAGCATGCGATCACTCACGGAATGGAAGCGCAGGCTGCTGCGATGATTCCGCAGTGGTTTGGGCGCGATTTTGCGCAAACACACCCCGCCACGGTGGCAGGTTTCCAGCAGATGATCGCAGGGATTTCCTGTGAAGGTTTTGTCGCTGCTTTCCGTGCGCTCGGGGAAGAAGATTTCCGCCCTCGTCTTCACCAGATCAGTGTGCCCACCCTTGTGATTGCTGGACGCGGCGATTGTGTGACCCCAGTTGAAGGATTGGAAGAAATCGCAGCGCTTATTCCGAATGCTCGCCTTGTTGAAGTGGATGCAGAAGGCCACCTCATCAATATCGAAAGTGAACGGGAAGTCACCAGATTGATCCAGCAGCATTTTTTCTAG
- a CDS encoding TrmH family RNA methyltransferase, whose translation MNLDFTVAFTERTPRIVNAAKLHRSAARKKANAFIVEGENSVEAAIATGAATDVFVTEQAAQRFEPIVRLAENMGVYVHPITDRAAKHLSDTISTTGLFAVCTPVLWKVGKALQGRPKLVSVPVETNDPGNAGTLIRVSDAMGADAVVFAGETVDPQSCKAVRSSAGSLFHLPVARETNIKDVVGQLRAQGLQILATSADGEVNLDEADELLTKPIAWLFGNEAHGLGEELLALADHRVRIPIRGRAESLNLATAASICLYESAKHLCTD comes from the coding sequence ATGAACCTCGACTTTACTGTGGCTTTCACCGAGCGCACCCCCCGCATCGTTAACGCCGCTAAGCTGCACCGATCCGCCGCCCGCAAGAAGGCCAATGCCTTCATCGTGGAAGGGGAAAATTCGGTGGAAGCCGCGATTGCCACGGGTGCTGCCACTGACGTGTTTGTCACTGAGCAAGCAGCGCAACGCTTCGAACCGATTGTGCGCCTAGCAGAAAATATGGGCGTGTATGTTCACCCCATTACCGATCGTGCCGCGAAGCATTTGTCGGACACTATTTCCACCACTGGTCTTTTTGCTGTGTGCACTCCTGTGCTGTGGAAGGTGGGCAAGGCTCTTCAAGGTCGGCCGAAGCTGGTGAGCGTGCCCGTGGAAACGAATGATCCCGGCAATGCAGGCACCCTTATCCGAGTATCTGATGCCATGGGCGCTGACGCAGTGGTATTTGCTGGTGAAACGGTTGATCCGCAGTCCTGTAAAGCAGTGCGTTCCTCAGCTGGTTCGTTGTTCCACCTTCCGGTGGCGCGGGAAACAAATATCAAGGACGTTGTGGGGCAGCTTCGAGCCCAAGGTTTGCAGATTCTGGCCACCAGTGCTGACGGTGAGGTAAATCTGGATGAGGCTGATGAACTTTTGACCAAGCCGATTGCGTGGTTGTTTGGCAACGAGGCCCATGGACTAGGTGAAGAGCTGCTCGCTTTGGCCGATCACCGTGTCCGCATTCCTATCCGTGGCCGTGCCGAATCATTGAATCTCGCAACAGCAGCATCGATTTGCTTGTACGAATCAGCGAAGCACTTGTGCACTGACTAA
- the pheS gene encoding phenylalanine--tRNA ligase subunit alpha, with amino-acid sequence MRRQVPVSELSEANLNAAAEAAAQAFAAATNLEELAIARRDHLGDDAPIPQARRALGSLPKEERKEAGRLVNMARGRVEKLYADTKVVLEEKRNAEVLKAERIDVTVPTTRTQTGALHPITTLSEHIADIFVAMGYEVADGPEVEAEYFNFDSLNFIPDHPARTLQDTFHVSSAGSKQVLRTHTSPVQMRTMLDRDVPIYVVCPGRVFRTDELDATHTPVFHQIEGLAVDKGLTMAHLRGTLDHLAKTLFGPDTRTRMRTNYFPFTEPSAEVDVWFPNKKGGAGWIEWGGCGMVNPNVLRAAGIDPEVYTGFAFGMGLERTLQFRNGLNDMRDMVEGDVRFTMPFGIQA; translated from the coding sequence ATAAGGAGACAAGTACCAGTGTCTGAGCTTTCCGAAGCGAATTTGAATGCTGCAGCTGAGGCTGCTGCTCAAGCTTTCGCTGCTGCCACTAACCTCGAAGAGTTAGCCATTGCTCGCCGTGATCACCTCGGCGACGACGCCCCGATTCCCCAGGCTCGTCGCGCTCTGGGCTCCCTGCCCAAGGAAGAGCGCAAGGAGGCCGGCCGCTTGGTCAATATGGCACGTGGCCGCGTCGAAAAGCTCTATGCCGACACCAAGGTTGTGCTGGAAGAAAAGCGCAATGCTGAGGTGCTCAAAGCTGAACGCATTGATGTCACCGTGCCCACCACCCGCACCCAAACTGGTGCCTTGCACCCCATCACGACGCTGAGCGAGCACATCGCCGACATCTTCGTCGCTATGGGCTACGAGGTTGCAGATGGTCCCGAGGTGGAGGCGGAGTACTTCAACTTCGACTCGCTTAACTTCATCCCTGACCACCCTGCGCGCACGCTGCAAGACACCTTCCATGTGTCTTCTGCTGGTTCGAAGCAGGTGCTGCGCACGCACACGTCTCCTGTGCAGATGCGTACCATGCTCGACCGCGATGTTCCTATCTATGTTGTGTGCCCTGGTCGCGTGTTCCGCACTGACGAGCTTGACGCAACCCACACCCCAGTCTTCCACCAAATTGAGGGCTTGGCCGTGGATAAGGGGCTGACCATGGCGCACCTGCGCGGCACCCTGGATCATCTGGCAAAGACCCTGTTCGGGCCCGATACGCGCACCCGCATGCGTACCAACTACTTCCCCTTCACCGAGCCGTCCGCCGAGGTAGATGTGTGGTTCCCAAATAAGAAGGGTGGCGCTGGCTGGATCGAGTGGGGCGGCTGCGGCATGGTGAACCCGAACGTGCTGCGTGCAGCGGGTATCGACCCCGAGGTGTACACCGGTTTTGCGTTCGGCATGGGCCTTGAGCGCACCTTGCAGTTCCGCAACGGCCTCAACGACATGCGTGACATGGTTGAGGGCGATGTTCGTTTCACCATGCCATTCGGCATTCAGGCTTAA